A region of the Oncorhynchus nerka isolate Pitt River linkage group LG26, Oner_Uvic_2.0, whole genome shotgun sequence genome:
agccatgttccagccaaggagagggtctaccatgtaccatacagccatgttccagccaaggagaggggtctaccatgttccatacagccatgttccagccaaggagaggggtctaccatgtaccatacagccatgttccagccaaggagaggggtctaccatgtaccatacagccatgttccagccaaggagaggggtctaccatacagccatgttccagccaaggagagggtctaccatgtaccatacagccatgttccagccaaggagaggggtctaccatgtaccatacagccatgttccagccaaggagaggggtctaccatacagccatgttccagccaaggagaggggtctaccatgtaccatacagccatgttccagccaaggagaggggtctaccatgtaccatacagccatgttccagccaagagaggggtctaccatacagccatgttccagccaaggagaggggtctaccatgtaccatacagccatgttccagccaaggagaggggtctaccatgtaccatacagccatgttccatcCAAGGAGagggtctaccatgtaccatacagccatgttccagccaaggagaggggtctaccatgtaccatacagccatgttccagccaagggagggtctaccatacagccatgttccagccaagaggggtctaccatgtaccatacagccatgttccagccaaggagaggggtctaccatgtaccatacagccatgttccagccaaggagaggggtctaccatgtaccatacagccatgttccagccaaggagagggtctaccatgtaccatacagccattttccagccaaggagggtctaccatgtaccatacagccattttccagccaaagagagcggtctaccatgtaccatacagccatgttccagccaaggagaggggtctaccatgttccatacagccatgttccagccaagaGAGGGTCTACCAtgccatacagccatgttccagccaaggagagggtctaccatgtaccatacagccatgttccagccaaggagagggtctaccatacagccatgttccagccaagggaggggtaccatgtaccatacagccatgttccagccaaggagagggtctaccatgtaccatacagccatgttccagccaaggagaggggtctaccatgtaccataccAGCCATGTTCCAGCCAGGAGAGGGTCTACCataccatacagccatgttccagccaaggagaggggtctaccatgtaccatacagccatgttccagccaaggagaggggtctaccatgtaccatacagccatgttccagccaaggagaggggtctaccatgtaccatacagccatgttcagCTGAGagggtctaccatgtaccatacagccatgttccagccaaggagaggggtctaccatgtaccatacagccatgttccagccaaggagaggggtctaccatgtaccatacagccatgttccagccaaaGGAGAGGGGTctgtaccatacagccatgttccagccaaggagaggggtctaccatgtaccatacagccatgttccagccaaggagaggggtctaccatacagccatgttccagccaaggagaggggtctaccatacagccatgttccagccagagggtctaccatacagccattttcagccaaggagaggggtctaccatacagccatgttccagccagggtctaccatacagccatgttccagccaaggagaggggtcaccatgtaccatacagccatgttccagccaaggagagggtctaccatgtaccatacagccatgttccagccaggagagggtctaccatgtaccatacagccattttccagccaaggagaggggtctaccatgtaccatacagccatgttccagccaaggagaggggtctaccatgtaccacagccatgttccagccaaggagaggggtctaccatgtaccatacagccatgttcagCCAGGAGagggtctaccatgtaccatacagccatgttccagccaaaGGAGAgggggtctaccatgtaccatacagccatgttccagccaaggagaggggtctaccatgtgccatacagccatgttcccagccaaggagaggggtctaccatgtaccatacagccatgttccagccaaggagaggggtctaccatgtaccatacagccatgttccagccaaggagagggtcaccatgtaccatacagccatgttccagccaaggagggggtctaccatgtaccatacagccatgttccagccaaggagaggggtctaccatgtaccatacagccattttccagccaaggagaggggtctaccatgtaccatacagccatttccagccaaggagagggtctaccatgtaccatacagccatgttccagccaaggaggggtctaccatgtaccatacagccatgttcccagccaaggagagggtctaccatgtaccatacagccatgttccagccaaggagaggggtctaccatgtaccatacagccatgttccagccaaggagagggtctaccatgtaccatacagccatgttccagccaagaggggtctaccatgtaccatccagccagccatgttccagccaaggagaggggtctaccatgtaccatacagccatgttccagccaaggagagggtctaccatgtaccatacagccatgttccagccaaggagagggtctaccatgtaccatacagccatgttccagccaaggagaggggtctaccatgtaccatacagccatttccagccaggagaggggtctaccatgtaccatacagccattttccagccaaggagaggggtctaccatgtaccatacagccattttccagccaaggagagggtttaccatgtaccatacagccatgttccagccaaggagaggggtctaccatgtaccatacagccattttccagccaaggagagggtctaccatgtaccatacagccattttccagccaaggagagggtctaccatgtaccatacagccatgttccagccaaggagaggggtctaccatgtaccatacagccatgttccagccaaggagaggggtctaccatgtaccatacagccatgttccagccaaggagagggatCACAATAGTTAGAAATAGCGATTTTAaaataatcacttacctttgatgatcttcatctggtggcactcccaggtctccatgttagacaataaatgttatTTTTGTTCGATCATGTCCCTCTTTATGACTAAAAACCTCCTTTTTTTGTTTGTGCGTTTAGTCCAGTAATCCGAATGCACAAAGCGCGCCACTAAGTCCAGACGAAAAGTTTTTTTAAAGTACAAtaaaagtttgtagaaacatgtcaaacgatgtttaaaaatcaatcctcaggttgttttcgtcatcaataatcaataatatttcaaccggacaaaagctttgTCAATAGAAAAGGAGAAACTAGAAAGGCTCGATCACACGCTGGGCTCATGTCTGGAaatctccactgtcctctcattgaaagtgctgtatctccctgatttttcagagtaaaagcctgaaacaatgcctaaagactggccacatgttGTGGAAGCCATAGAGATGGTGAACTGGGTcataagtctttgtatggtggataggctttcaatggaaaaacagcctttcaaaataatagcacttcctggatggattttcctcacgtttttgcctgccatgtctgttctgttatactcacagacattattttaacagttttggaaactttagagtgttttctatccaaatctactaattatatgcatatcctagcttctgggcctgaggagcaggcagtttaatttgtgCTAccctttttcatccaaaattccgaatgctgccccctaccgtAGTGAagttcatccattttagaacaaggccgTAACGTAACTAAACGTGGAACAATTCACAGCGTCTTGTGAGATTTCTTCTAATCCTTTCTCTGTGCTTATTTgacctgttcttgccataatatggactctgtcttttaccaaatagggttatattctgtatataccccccccccccaaccttgTCCCTGATTGGCTTAAACGCATTAagaagttaaaaaaaataaaataattcaaggcacacctgttaattgaaatgcattccaggtgactactacctcatgaagctggttgagagaatgccaagagtgtacaaagctgtcatcaaggcaaagggtggctactttgaagaatctcaaatattaaatatatttggatttatttaacatttttggggggggggttactacatgattccatatgtgttatttcatagttctgatgttttcattattattctacaatgtagaaaatagttaaaaaaaaaaaagaaaaccctggaatgtgtaggcgtgtccaaactggTGATTGGTGCTGTATTTTATAGCTACATCCTCTCTCCGTCTAGGCATGGTGGGTGGCGTCTGCTCCAGGAGGCAACGTGATATACACTGACCTGTGGTACTCCTGTAACGTAACATGTCTCCCTGTCAAGAACAGCGCTTCCACTGACGCAGGTAACCTAGCAACCAGGACTTATCACGaaggatgtgtgtgtctgtttgtagacatctctctctctctctgtctgtctctctctctctctgtctgtctctctctctctgtctgtctgtctctctctctctgtctgtctctctctctctctgtctgtctctctctgtctgtctctctctctctgtctgtctgtctctctctctctctgtctgtctctctctgtgtctctctctctctctctgtctgtctctctgtctctctgtctgtctctctctctctctgtgtgtctctctctctctctctctgtctgtctctctctctctctgtgtgtgtgtctctgtctctctgtctgtctgtctctctctctctctctctgtctgtctctctctctctctgtctgtctctctctctctgtctgtctgtctctctctctctctgtctgtctctctctgtgtctctctctctctctctctgtctgtctctctgtctctctgtctgtctctctctctctctctctctgtgtgtctctctctctctctctctctgtctgtctctctctctctctgtgtgtgtgtctctgtctctctgtctgtgtgtctctctctctccttgtatctctgtctctctctttgtctctctctctccgtgtgtctctgtctctctgtgtctctctctctctctctctgtctgtctctctctctgtgtgtgtctctctctctgtctgtctctctctctgtctgtctctctctctctgtgtgtctctgtctctctctccgtgtgtctctctctctctccttgtatctctgtctctctctttgtctctctctctctctgtgtctctctgtctctctctccatgtgtctctgtctctctctgtgtctctgtctctctctccgtgtgtctctgtctctctctgtgtctctctctctctctctctctgtctgtctctctctctctgtgtgtctctgtctctctctctctgtgtgtctctctctccttgtatctctgtctctctctctctctttgtctctctctctctctgtgtctctctgtctctctctccgtgtgtctctgtctctctctccgcgtctctctctctctctctctgtctctctctcgctctctgtgtgtctctgtctctctctcgctctctgtgtgtctcggtctctctctcgctctctgtgtgtctcggtctctctctcgctctctgtgtgtctctgtctctctgtgtaacactcctctctctctctctctgtgtgtgtgtgtctctgtgtaacactcctctctctctctctctctctctctctgtgtgtgtgtctctgtgtaacactcctctctctctctctctctgtgtgtctctgtctctctgtgtaacactcctctctctctctctctgtgtgtgtgtctctgtgtaacactcctctgtctctgtaacactcctctctctctagtctatctACAGGCTGTCCAGGCCACTATGATCCTGTCCACAATTCTCTGCTGCGTGGGTTTCTTTGTGTTCGTCCTTCAGCTCTTCAGACTGAAACAAGGAGAGAGATTTGTCTTTACAGCCATCATCCAGCTACTGGCTAGTGAGTACCAATACTGGGAATATTAAATCTACCTATCAAAGACAGCTACTGGCTGGTGAGTACCAATACTGCTAATATTAAAATCTACCAATCAAAGACAGCTACTGGCTGGTGAGTACCAATACTAGTAATACTAAATCTACCTATCAAAGATGTGTCTTTGTCAGGGTTTGCTGACAACCAATGTCCCTATAATATCTACCTGTCCCATTAATTACACTTTATCTGCCAACGTCtcctgccttcagaaagtattcaaaccccatgactttttccctacattttgttgtgttacagcctgaatttaaaaaatggTGTGTCGCTGGCCTACCCACAATCCCCCATAATGGTCTGGGCATTAGTggggttccccagtctctcctgtATCTGAGTGTAGCCATtgaaaggttgcatgttcaaatccccgagctgacaaggtacaaatctgtcgttctgcccctgaacaggcagttaacccactgttcctaggccgtcattgtaaataagaacgtgttcttataactgacttgcctagtttaacaAAAAAAAGGTTTAAATAAACGTCAAATaatttatgttttttttgttgttttttttacaaactaattaaaaatgaaaagctgaaatgtcttattAAAAGTTAAGTATTCAATCCCGTTGTTATGGAAAcgcctaaatatgttcaggagtaaaaaatgtCCTtagcaagtcacataataagttgcatggactcactctgtgtgcaataatagtgtttaacatgatttctgaatgactacctcatctctgttcccCACACATGCATAGGTCTCTCACAGATacaaccagggaggttttccaaggcCTCACACAGAAGGAGCCCTATGTATTATTTTACGTTACCTTTGGCAAGTCGGATTAAGAACTCATTCCTATTTTCAATTACGGCATAGGGACAGTGGGCTgtgttaccttgtcagctcgggggattcgatcttgcaacctttcggttactagtccaatgctctatgCCAGGACTTGAAAAATGGCTgtgtagcaatgatcaacaaccaatttgacagagcttgaatcattTAAAAAAGAATGTGTAAATATTGAAAAATGCAGGGTGTgcaaagactcacagctcttagagacttagccagaaaagactcttagagacttagccagaaagactcacagctcttagagacttagccagaaagactcacagctaggAGACTTAGAGACTtagccagaaagactcacagccagaaagactcacagctcttgaCCCAGAAAGAGCTCTTAGCCAGAAAGACTTCATTttcagctcttagagacttagccagaaagactcacagctcttagagacttagccagaaagactcacagctcttagagactgacccagaaagactcacagctcttagagacttagccagaaagactcacagccataatcaatgccaaagttgattctgacatgtattgactcaggtatgaattcttatgtaaattagatatttctgtatttcattttcaatatatgtgcaaaaatgtataaaaatacattatcactttgtcattatggggtattgtgatgtcattgtggggtattgtgatgtcattatggggtatttggggcatgtgatgtcattatggggtattgtgatgtcattatgtgatgtcattgtggggtattgtgatgtcattatggggtattgtgatgtcattatggggtattgtgtagatgtttgagataaaaataaaataaaagttttaatccattttgaattcaggctgtaacacaacacaatgtggaatcaGTCAAGggtatgagtactttctgaagacgccccttcctatcctagttcctaaccccctcctcccccaggccagtgttcctgtatcctaccaccttcctatcctagttcctaacccccccctcctcctcccccaggccagtgttcctgtatcctaccccttcctatcctagttcctaaccccccctcctcctcctccccaggccagtgttcctgtatcctatcCCCCTTCCTATTCTAGGCCTGTGTTCCTATCCTGCCCCTTCCTATCCTGgttcctaacccctcctcctcctcccccaggcctgttcctgtatcctaccccttcctatcctagttcctaaccctcctcctcctcccccaggcctgtgttcctgtatcctaccccccttcctagttcctcctcctcctacccaggcctgtgttcctgtatcctaccccttcctatccccctccccccctcctcccccaggccagtgttcctgtatcctacccccttcctatcctagttcctaaccccctctcctcctcctacccagGCCTGTGTTCCTGCATCCTACTAGTTCCTAACCCCTTCCTATccccctagttcctaacccccctaaccccctcctcccccaggcctgtgttcctgtatcctacccccttcctatcctagttcctaacgccccctcctcctcctacccaggcctgtgttcctgtatcctacccttCCTTCCTATCCCCCAGGCCAGTGTTCCTaacccccttcccctcctcctcctcctcccccaggcctgtgttcctgtatcctaccccttcctatcctagttcctaaccccccccctcctcccccaggcctgtgttcctgtatcctacccccttcccCTTCCTATCCTGGCCAGTTCATcctaaccccctcccctcctcctccccaggcctgtgttcctgtatcctaccccttcctatcctagttcctaacccccctcctcctcccccaggccagtgttcctgtatcctaccccttcctatcctagttcctaacccccctcctcccccaggcctgtgttcctgtatcctaccccttcctatcctagttcctaagccccctcctcctcctcccccaggcctgtgttcctgtatcctacccccttcctatcctagttcctaacccccctcctcccccaggccagtgttcctgtatcctaccccttCCTATCCCAGTTcctacccccctcctcctcccccaggcctgtgttcctgtatcctacccccttcctatcctagttcctaacccccctcctcctccccaggcctgtgttcctgtatcctacccccttcctatcctagttcctaaccccctcctcctcccccaggccagtgtgttcttcctatcctagttcctaccccctcctcctcctccccctggccagtgttcctgtatcctacccccttcctatcctagttcctcctcctcctactcccaggcctgtgttcctgtttcctgccccttcctatcctagttcctacccccctcctcctcccccaggccagtgttcctgtatcctacccccttcctatcctagttcctaaccccccctcctcctcctcccccaggcctgtgttcctgcatcccaaccccctccccccaggccagtgttcctgtttcccccttcctatcctagttcctaaccccccctcctcccccaggcctgtgttcctgtatcctacccccttcctatcctagtacCTAAGtgttccccccctcctctcccctggccagtgttcctgtatcctacccccttcctatcctagttcctaaccccctccctcctcccccaggcctgtgttcctgtatcctacccccttcctatcctagttcctaacccctcccccaggcctcctcctacccctcctccccaggccagtgttcctgtatcctaccccttcctatcctagttcctaacccccctcctccccaggccagtgttcctgtttcctacccccttcctatcctagttcctaacccccctcctcctcccccaggcctgtgttcctgtatcctacccctatcctagttcctaaccccccccctccccaggcCAGTGTTCCTGTTTCTACCCCCTTCCTAagttccccccctcctcctccccaggcctgtgttcctgtatcctacccccttcctatcctagttcctaacccccctcctccccaggccagtgttcctgtatcctaccccttcctatcctagttcctaccccccctcctcctcccccaggccagtgttcctgtatcctacccccttcctatcctagttcctaaccccctcctcctcccccaggcctgtgttcctgtatcctaccccttcctatcctagttcctaaccccctcctcctcccccaggcctgtgttcctgtatcctacccccttcctatcctaaccccccccccccccccaggccagtgttcctgtatcctacccccttcctatcctagttcctaacccctccctcctcctcctcctccccaggcctgtgttcctgtatcctaccccttcctatcctagttcctaaccccctccccaggccagtgttcctgtttcctaccccttcctatcctagttctaacccccctcctcctcccccaggcctgtgttcctgtatcctacccccttcctatcctagttcctaaacccccctcctcctccccaggcctgtgttcctgtatccccccttcctatcctagttcctaaccccctcctcccccaggccagtgttcctgtatcctacccccttcctatcctagttcctaacccccctcctcctccccaggccTGTGTTCCTCCTACCCCCTTCCCCAGGcctcctcccccaggccagtgttcctgtatcctacccccttcctatcctagttcctaacccccccctcccccaggccagtgttcctgtatcctaccccttCCTATCCAGTTCctaacccccctcccctcctaccCAGGcctgttcctgtatcctaccccttcctatcctagttcctaacccccctcctcccccaggccagtgttcctgtatcctacccttcctatcctagttcctaaccccctcctcccccaggccagtG
Encoded here:
- the LOC135564842 gene encoding epithelial membrane protein 2-like isoform X1, which codes for MYHTAMFQPRRGITIAWWVASAPGGNVIYTDLWYSCNVTCLPVKNSASTDAVYLQAVQATMILSTILCCVGFFVFVLQLFRLKQGERFVFTAIIQLLASLCVMIGVSIYTAERQGFTEESLRKGGYGSSYILAWISFP
- the LOC135564842 gene encoding epithelial membrane protein 2-like isoform X2 — its product is MLVILTFILLFHVISVILLFISTINNAWWVASAPGGNVIYTDLWYSCNVTCLPVKNSASTDAVYLQAVQATMILSTILCCVGFFVFVLQLFRLKQGERFVFTAIIQLLASLCVMIGVSIYTAERQGFTEESLRKGGYGSSYILAWISFP